The segment TTCGGGTTGGTAGTGATGCCTGCGATCTCGACTTTCCTTGACTTCGCGTTGATGAAATCGTTACTGCGCGTCAGCCTCTGTTCCCCGGAACGAGTCCGGGTGACCTCCCGAGCGTAAAAGCTGCTCGGTTAATTCAATCGCCCAGCGGTCGATTCCATTCACGCGCATGTTCTTGATGCTCTCTTCGATATTGTAAGTCACTCGCTTAAACATGACTTCGTTGTTTTCAATGATGACATAAGCAGCACGGGCATCACCATCTCGGGGTTGGCCCACACTTCCAGGATTGATGACCTGGGTGTCTCCGAGATCAAGATACATTGGATGATGCGTATGCCCGACGCAAACAAGATCAACATCCAACCCTTCCAGCCGATTTCGCCAGGCTGATTTATCCTCTCGTAGATATTCATCCATCGGGTCGCGCGGGGTTCCATGCACCACCAGAATTTTTAAACCGCCTATCTCCACTTGCTGCATTACAGGTAGTCGGGCGAGGTATTTCATCTGCGAAGGACGAAGTAAGTCCCAGTGAACGGGCCGCGTGGCTGCTGCCAACGCTCGAAAGCCTGCTCCCGACCGAGCTGCTACCCGTTGGGCGACGGCGTGATCATGATTTCCCCGCACAGCCACGGTCGCATTTTTACGCACCCATTCGATACAGGGGATCGGATTAGTTCCATAATCGACGATATCCCCCGCCACAATACAGGCGTCGAAATCCTCCTGGATCGCCGAAAGGGCAGACCAGTTCGAATGGATATCAGCAACCAGTAGAATACGAGACATGAGTTCCACATTTCAGTGAGGAATCTGGTGAAGGAGAGTGGGGATCGGCAGGGAGGATGATTAGTAAATACTGAACCAGAACTAATATACCCAGACAGGTGGGTAGGGAAGGTGATAACATCCATTCAAGGCGATATACACCCGCTAATAGAAACAAAGCGAGAAATACAAAGATTCAGCAATCTCAAACTGTACCGGATTTCGAATTTTCCTGTCCACCCTGTCTCGGAAATAGGAGTTTCAGAAAACGGGCGCAATTGTTCACTCCCCCTTGACCCGAGGGAATCGCATGAGGTCTAATAAATGGTCAGGTCTTATATGTTGGTAGATCCTCTCTTTAACAATCAAAACATTTCTTTGTGAACGTCTTCTTGCGGATTGATTTCCGCGGCCAGACTGTTGAAGGCCCCCCTCCGATAACCCCACAGACAAGGAGCCCGTTGCCATGGAGAACTATGACGCCATGACGTTGCGTGATCGGTTAACACTGGCCGAACGTCGAATTCGTGAATTGCGGGATCACTTGGAACGAGGATTTCTCCCGAAGGTTTCCGACACTGTCGAGCTGATCCATCCTTCGCGGAATGGGGTATTCCCGGAAACTGTTAAGGATGTCACCCTGAGGAACTCGGTCAAGAATCTGCTGGCGGCCGATGAATTCACGAATCAGTCTGCTGAAAAACTGGTTGCATTGTGTACTTCTGTGGAAGAAGAAATCGATCGCATCCTGGAAAATAAGTAGTGCCCTTGCTGTTTGAATTCCAGCCTAGAGCCTTCTGCTGATTTTACAGTCCATACCGGTATTGAGGGTTTTACTGATCGCACTGAATGCCAGACTTCATTAACGAGATGATCTAACGCTTGCACTTTCCATGCGAACTTGCAGCAGGGAAACGCCGTTTTAAATTTCAATCCCCCGTTATTTGCTGCTTGAACTCCCCTCCGCGTGACCTAAAATTGAGGAGACAGAGAAACTGCGCTTTGACTTGGCCTGACGACGGCCAGTCGATCTTCTATCACTTTTGATTGGGAAGGTCTTAATCTCGATTAATACAATCTTCG is part of the Polystyrenella longa genome and harbors:
- a CDS encoding metallophosphoesterase family protein; this encodes MSRILLVADIHSNWSALSAIQEDFDACIVAGDIVDYGTNPIPCIEWVRKNATVAVRGNHDHAVAQRVAARSGAGFRALAAATRPVHWDLLRPSQMKYLARLPVMQQVEIGGLKILVVHGTPRDPMDEYLREDKSAWRNRLEGLDVDLVCVGHTHHPMYLDLGDTQVINPGSVGQPRDGDARAAYVIIENNEVMFKRVTYNIEESIKNMRVNGIDRWAIELTEQLLRSGGHPDSFRGTEADAQ